The following proteins are co-located in the Mus caroli chromosome 7, CAROLI_EIJ_v1.1, whole genome shotgun sequence genome:
- the LOC110299091 gene encoding olfactory receptor 51F1, with product MLHMQDNTEFLSNFTSKLPTFFLTGIPGLESAYSWISIPFCCLYATALSGNSMILFIIATQHSLHEPMYYFLSVLSATDLGLTFSTMSTTLRILWFQANEISLDFCIVQMFFLHGFTFIESGVLVAMAFDRYVAICKPLRYTMILTNSRIIQMGFLVIMRALLLIVPLLLLLKPVSFCKRNTLSHSYCYHPDVIKLACSDTRANSICGLVDLILTTGIDTPCIVLSYILIIRSVLSIASSEERHKAFSTCVSHIGAVAVFYIPMFSLSLVHRYGRSAPKVVHTMMANVYLLLPPVLNPIIYSVKTKQIRKAILSLLFAK from the coding sequence ATGCTACATATGCAGGACAACACAGAATTCCTAAGCAACTTCACATCAAAATTACCAACCTTCTTCTTGACTGGTATTCCTGGCCTAGAGTCtgcttacagctggatctccatCCCTTTCTGTTGTCTTTATGCCACCGCCCTCTCTGGCAACAGCATGATCCTCTTCATCATTGCGACCCAGCATAGCCTGCATGAACCTATGTACTATTTCCTCTCCGTGCTCTCTGCCACTGACCTGGGTTTGACTTTTTCTACAATGTCAACCACCTTGAGAATCCTGTGGTTTCAGGCAAATGAAATCAGTCTAGATTTTTGCATTGTTCAGATGTTTTTTCTCCATGGATTCACATTTATAGAATCTGGAGTACTAGTGGCTATGGCTTTTGATCGTTATGTAGCGATCTGCAAACCTCTTAGATATACCATGATTCTTACTAATTCTAGAATCATTCAGATGGGTTTCCTAGTGATAATGCGTGCTCTATTATTAATAGTCCCACTGCTTCTGCTCCTTAAACCTGTCTCTTTCTGTAAGAGGAATACCCTCTCCCACTCCTACTGTTATCATCCAGATGTGATTAAGTTAGCATGTTCAGACACTCGAGCCAATAGCATCTGTGGGCTAGTTGATCTCATTCTGACCACAGGGATAGATACTCCATGCATTGTCTTATCTTATATACTAATCATTCGCTCTGTCCTCAGTATTGCCTCCTCTGAAGAAAGGCACAAGGCCTTCAGCACCTGTGTGTCCCACATTGGAGCAGTTGCAGTTTTCTACATCCCAATGTTTAGCCTGTCTCTGGTACATCGATATGGTCGGTCAGCACCCAAGGTAGTCCATACAATGATGGCCAATGTTTACCTTCTTCTACCCCCTGTGCTCAACCCCATCATCTACagtgtgaaaacaaaacaaatcagaaaggCTATTCTTAGTTTGCTCTTTGCAAAATGA